A region from the Afifella aestuarii genome encodes:
- a CDS encoding quinone oxidoreductase family protein — protein MEFEVRIAAPGGPEVLEVVKAEPREPGPGGICLRQHAIGVSFIDIYHRRGLYPLPAPGIPGVEGAGIVEAIGPDVEGLRVGDRVVYAGAPGGYASMRLVPAWRAVRLPPEIPFEVAAASMLRGLTAHMLVTVSHPVRDGSVLLVHAAAGGLGVMLTRWAKTLGAVVIGTVSTPEKAAFATANGVDHVIVGRTADVVREVSDLTGGRGADFAIDGIGGDMLRQSLRSVRPFGAVASIGWVAGPVSPIGVDELGTATLAKPSVMAYAADQARYPEAANAVIAAFGSGITAEIGGRYRLNEAAKAQAELEAGHTTGSLVLLP, from the coding sequence GTGGAGTTTGAGGTTCGGATTGCAGCGCCCGGCGGGCCGGAGGTGCTCGAGGTCGTAAAGGCGGAGCCCAGGGAGCCGGGTCCCGGCGGGATTTGCCTGCGCCAGCACGCCATTGGCGTCAGTTTCATCGACATCTATCACCGACGGGGGCTTTATCCGTTGCCGGCGCCAGGGATTCCCGGTGTCGAGGGCGCGGGGATCGTCGAGGCCATCGGGCCGGATGTCGAGGGACTTCGGGTCGGGGATCGTGTCGTCTATGCCGGCGCCCCCGGCGGCTACGCTTCAATGCGGCTCGTGCCCGCCTGGCGGGCCGTCCGGCTGCCGCCGGAGATCCCTTTCGAGGTTGCCGCGGCGTCGATGCTGCGGGGTCTGACCGCGCATATGTTGGTCACGGTCAGCCATCCCGTGCGGGACGGATCCGTCCTTCTCGTTCATGCCGCCGCCGGCGGCCTCGGCGTGATGCTGACCCGCTGGGCCAAAACGCTCGGGGCCGTGGTGATCGGAACCGTCAGTACGCCGGAGAAGGCGGCTTTCGCCACGGCCAATGGTGTCGATCACGTCATCGTCGGGCGCACCGCCGATGTGGTGCGCGAGGTTTCGGATCTGACGGGCGGACGGGGCGCCGATTTTGCAATCGATGGCATCGGCGGGGACATGCTGCGACAATCGCTGCGGAGCGTCCGCCCTTTTGGCGCCGTCGCCAGCATCGGTTGGGTCGCGGGCCCGGTCTCGCCGATCGGGGTCGATGAACTGGGAACGGCGACATTGGCGAAACCCAGCGTCATGGCCTATGCGGCCGATCAGGCGCGCTATCCGGAAGCCGCGAATGCGGTCATCGCGGCGTTCGGATCTGGGATCACCGCAGAGATCGGCGGGCGTTACCGACTGAACGAGGCGGCGAAAGCGCAGGCCGAGCTCGAGGCCGGGCACACGACCGGCAGCCTGGTTCTTCTGCCGTGA
- a CDS encoding LysR family transcriptional regulator, translating into MDLASLAIFRTVAREGSITRTAHLLGRVPSNVTTRIQQLEAEIGVPLFQRDRKAMTLTAEGVAYLDYAERILNLAEEAEQVVNPKEPVGTLRIGSMESTVAARLPLPLAEFNAKWPEVTIELVTAPTRQLVDALLAHRIDCALIALPPDDAGFGPDEVATTPLFREELVLLLPPGHPEIERSEEIKPRALAAFAPGCTYRRLAEEWVTDGGTTPARLQFQEVRSYHAMVALTAAGTCFSLLPRSVLDLVPDADQFTIKPLMKIDTCFAERPGFKTPAVLQFRETLRAFSDIAESPYAPQ; encoded by the coding sequence TTGGATCTGGCATCGCTCGCCATCTTCCGCACCGTGGCCAGGGAAGGGAGCATCACCCGCACGGCTCATCTCCTCGGGCGGGTGCCTTCGAACGTCACCACGCGCATTCAGCAACTCGAGGCCGAGATCGGCGTGCCGCTGTTTCAGCGCGACAGAAAGGCCATGACGCTCACGGCCGAGGGCGTGGCCTATCTCGACTATGCCGAGCGCATCCTCAATCTCGCGGAGGAAGCAGAACAGGTCGTCAATCCGAAAGAGCCCGTCGGCACTCTGCGCATCGGCTCGATGGAATCGACCGTCGCGGCCCGCCTGCCCCTGCCCTTGGCCGAGTTCAACGCAAAATGGCCGGAAGTGACGATCGAGCTCGTCACGGCGCCGACCCGCCAGCTCGTCGACGCCCTGCTCGCGCATCGGATCGACTGCGCCTTGATCGCCCTGCCGCCGGACGACGCGGGGTTTGGCCCCGACGAGGTGGCGACGACGCCGCTCTTTCGCGAAGAGCTCGTGCTCCTGCTGCCGCCCGGGCACCCGGAAATCGAACGCTCTGAGGAGATCAAGCCCCGCGCGCTTGCCGCATTCGCGCCCGGCTGCACCTATCGCCGGCTTGCCGAGGAATGGGTGACGGATGGCGGCACCACGCCCGCACGGCTTCAGTTCCAGGAGGTCAGATCCTACCACGCCATGGTCGCCCTCACCGCGGCAGGAACCTGCTTCTCGCTGCTGCCGCGCAGCGTTCTCGATCTCGTGCCGGATGCCGATCAATTCACGATCAAGCCGTTGATGAAGATCGACACCTGTTTCGCCGAAAGGCCGGGCTTTAAGACCCCGGCTGTCCTGCAATTCCGCGAGACGCTTCGTGCTTTCTCGGACATCGCCGAGAGCCCCTATGCCCCGCAATAA
- a CDS encoding winged helix-turn-helix domain-containing protein, producing MDHLDRISMAEARRIALGAQGFGAARSANPTSASLRRVLDRVQLHQIDSVNVLARAHYLPAFSRLGAYDRDLLDRLAWGPKRQRKLFEYWAHEASLVPFEVQPLLRWRMAQADRGEAGWTSMRRFAREHRAEAMAVLQRIREEGPLSVSDFEAHKGRPGWWEWSGTKRALEWLFWAGHLTTATRRGNFQRVYDLPERVLPASVLDQPTPSEADAHRALIERAARAHGIATDRELRDYFRQPPGPAQEAISSLAEDGVLLPVSVPGWRHAWLHRGARRPRRINATALLAPFDPLVWERDRAERLFGFRYRIEIYVPADKRQYGYYVLPFLFGDNLVARVDLKADRPNTRLLVQSVHFEEDAPDESRDALSGELEKMAAWLGLDEVSFAPGRA from the coding sequence ATGGATCATCTCGACAGGATCAGCATGGCCGAAGCGCGCCGGATCGCGCTCGGGGCACAGGGCTTTGGTGCCGCCCGTTCGGCCAATCCGACCTCTGCCAGTTTGCGCCGGGTTCTCGACCGGGTTCAGCTTCACCAGATCGACAGCGTCAACGTTCTGGCGCGGGCGCATTACCTTCCGGCCTTTTCCCGGCTCGGCGCCTATGACCGCGATCTTCTCGACAGGCTTGCTTGGGGACCAAAACGGCAGCGCAAATTGTTCGAATACTGGGCGCACGAAGCCTCGCTCGTGCCGTTCGAGGTGCAGCCTTTGCTGCGCTGGCGCATGGCGCAGGCCGATCGCGGCGAGGCGGGCTGGACCTCGATGCGCCGATTTGCGCGCGAGCATCGGGCGGAAGCCATGGCGGTGCTTCAGCGGATCCGTGAGGAGGGGCCGCTGTCCGTCTCCGACTTCGAGGCGCATAAGGGCCGTCCGGGCTGGTGGGAATGGAGCGGCACCAAGCGGGCGCTCGAATGGCTGTTCTGGGCAGGTCACCTGACGACGGCGACGCGACGCGGAAACTTCCAGCGGGTCTACGACCTTCCCGAGCGCGTCCTGCCCGCCTCTGTCCTCGATCAGCCGACGCCTTCTGAGGCGGATGCCCATCGCGCCTTGATCGAGCGTGCCGCACGGGCGCACGGCATCGCGACGGATCGCGAATTGCGGGATTATTTCCGGCAACCGCCGGGGCCGGCACAAGAGGCGATATCCTCGCTTGCCGAGGACGGGGTCCTGTTGCCCGTGAGCGTGCCGGGCTGGCGTCACGCCTGGCTCCACCGCGGTGCCCGCCGCCCGCGCCGGATCAACGCGACGGCGCTGCTTGCCCCGTTCGATCCGCTGGTCTGGGAAAGAGATCGCGCCGAGCGCCTCTTCGGCTTCCGCTACCGCATCGAGATCTATGTGCCGGCGGACAAGCGCCAGTACGGCTATTATGTGCTGCCGTTCCTGTTCGGCGACAATCTGGTGGCCCGCGTCGATCTCAAGGCAGACAGACCGAACACACGGCTTCTCGTGCAGTCGGTGCATTTCGAGGAGGATGCGCCGGACGAAAGCCGCGACGCGCTCTCCGGCGAACTCGAAAAGATGGCGGCGTGGCTCGGGCTCGACGAGGTGTCTTTCGCGCCCGGAAGGGCGTGA
- a CDS encoding LysR family transcriptional regulator codes for MDWENLRHYSVFATHGSLAGAARILGVEHATVARRIAALEAHLHVKLVDRRGRRLTLTPDGERIAALARTMESGAEAVARAAAGARAELSGDVAISAPPAYAAARLAAPLAALRQRHPKLEIRLLGEFRSSALERREADIAVRLSRPETGDFTITKLGVMAFRLYASPAYLEETPEPDWTFIGYDGSMATAPQEVRLREIAAGRPIAFTASTAEIQLAAAKSGAGIAILPDFMADEDGMLVAVSDDGPVFQRDIWLVVHSDMKAAETIRVTIEALKAALTQEHGTS; via the coding sequence ATGGATTGGGAGAACCTCCGCCATTATTCGGTTTTTGCCACCCATGGCAGTCTCGCAGGCGCTGCGCGCATCCTCGGGGTGGAGCATGCAACGGTCGCCCGCCGGATCGCCGCGCTCGAGGCGCATCTTCACGTCAAGCTGGTCGACCGGCGCGGTCGGCGTCTGACACTGACGCCGGACGGAGAGCGGATCGCGGCCCTCGCCCGGACCATGGAATCGGGCGCCGAAGCGGTCGCACGCGCGGCGGCCGGAGCGCGCGCCGAATTGAGCGGAGACGTCGCCATCAGCGCCCCGCCGGCATACGCGGCCGCCCGACTTGCCGCGCCGCTCGCAGCTTTGCGACAACGCCATCCCAAACTGGAGATCCGTCTCCTCGGCGAATTCCGCAGTTCCGCCCTGGAAAGACGCGAGGCCGATATCGCCGTCCGCCTGAGCCGCCCTGAGACGGGGGATTTTACGATCACGAAACTCGGCGTGATGGCATTTCGTCTCTATGCGAGCCCGGCCTATCTGGAGGAGACGCCGGAGCCAGACTGGACGTTCATTGGCTATGACGGGTCCATGGCGACCGCGCCGCAAGAGGTGAGACTTCGCGAAATCGCCGCAGGCAGACCCATCGCCTTCACCGCCAGCACCGCGGAAATCCAGCTTGCGGCAGCAAAGTCCGGCGCCGGCATCGCGATCTTGCCGGATTTCATGGCTGACGAGGACGGGATGCTTGTCGCCGTGAGCGACGATGGACCCGTCTTCCAGCGCGACATCTGGCTGGTGGTTCACTCCGACATGAAGGCCGCGGAAACGATCCGCGTCACGATCGAGGCTTTAAAGGCCGCGCTTACTCAAGAGCA
- a CDS encoding LysR family transcriptional regulator → MNPAFDIEALRAVVAGIELRSFARAAVELGRSQSAISMQLKKLEQQAGTQLFVRKGRGLVPTEAGEALAAYARQIVTLNDEAARTLGAAVASETVRLGLPQDFFDDVMPATLTAFAADHSEAHVEVRAGPNHTLSDEIRAGRLDGAIVFYPEGAGGDGEPLGRLPMRWLMHKAVAGQSMQDRVPLVMFDHPCLFRQATLAALDKADRRWRVSVTTPSLPGIWGALRSKLGIAVRTGHGLPDDIVCADDGLGLPTLPAIELRLLRSQNATPAAHDLCEALRRETIDRVAPHRNSTP, encoded by the coding sequence GTGAATCCAGCCTTCGATATCGAGGCTTTGCGGGCCGTGGTGGCCGGCATCGAGTTGCGCAGTTTCGCGCGGGCGGCGGTCGAGCTCGGGCGGTCGCAGTCGGCGATCAGCATGCAGCTCAAAAAGCTCGAGCAACAGGCGGGCACCCAGCTCTTCGTCCGAAAGGGCAGAGGCCTGGTTCCGACCGAAGCCGGAGAGGCTCTGGCCGCCTACGCCCGCCAGATCGTCACCCTCAATGACGAAGCCGCGCGCACATTGGGTGCAGCGGTCGCCTCGGAGACCGTGCGTCTGGGTTTGCCGCAGGATTTCTTCGACGATGTGATGCCGGCCACGCTCACCGCGTTCGCGGCGGACCATTCCGAGGCGCATGTGGAAGTCCGCGCCGGTCCGAACCACACTCTGAGTGATGAAATCCGGGCCGGGCGTCTCGATGGGGCGATCGTCTTTTACCCGGAAGGCGCCGGCGGCGACGGAGAGCCTCTCGGCCGTCTGCCGATGCGATGGCTCATGCACAAAGCCGTTGCCGGCCAGAGCATGCAGGACAGGGTTCCGCTGGTGATGTTCGATCACCCCTGCCTCTTCCGGCAGGCGACGCTTGCCGCACTCGATAAGGCGGACAGGCGCTGGCGCGTGTCGGTGACGACACCGAGCCTGCCCGGGATCTGGGGTGCGTTGCGCTCAAAGCTCGGGATCGCGGTCAGAACCGGGCATGGTCTGCCCGACGACATCGTTTGCGCCGACGACGGTCTCGGATTGCCGACGCTGCCTGCGATCGAGCTGAGGCTTCTCAGGTCGCAAAACGCGACGCCCGCCGCGCATGATCTCTGCGAGGCGCTGCGCCGGGAAACGATCGATCGCGTGGCGCCGCACCGGAATTCCACCCCATGA
- a CDS encoding LysE family translocator: MANEILLLWLAALPLMGSPGPATMSLAGLGMAFGFRSSLGYLVGIITGTAGVLLMIATGVTTLILAQPVLLTALTILAGIYILYLAWKIATAPAGPLAPRAQEAPAFVPGFSLAIANPKAFAAIGAVYAGHTVVADDLTADAVYKLAALALVIVIVNTAWLAFGAVFSRILTDPAIGRAVNVVCAVMLVASVGFALLSSEG; this comes from the coding sequence ATGGCGAATGAAATTCTTCTGCTCTGGCTCGCGGCGCTTCCGCTCATGGGAAGTCCCGGCCCCGCCACGATGAGCCTTGCCGGTCTCGGCATGGCCTTCGGCTTTCGCTCCAGCCTCGGCTACCTCGTCGGCATCATCACGGGTACAGCCGGCGTCCTCTTGATGATCGCAACCGGCGTGACCACGCTGATCCTGGCCCAGCCGGTCTTGCTCACGGCGCTGACGATCCTCGCCGGGATCTACATCCTCTATCTCGCCTGGAAAATCGCCACCGCGCCCGCCGGGCCCCTCGCTCCGCGCGCGCAAGAGGCGCCGGCCTTCGTGCCGGGCTTCAGTCTGGCGATTGCAAATCCGAAGGCCTTTGCCGCGATCGGGGCGGTCTATGCCGGCCACACCGTCGTCGCGGACGATCTCACGGCCGATGCCGTCTACAAGCTCGCCGCACTCGCGCTCGTCATCGTCATCGTCAACACGGCATGGCTCGCCTTTGGCGCGGTCTTTTCACGAATTTTGACGGACCCCGCGATCGGACGCGCCGTGAATGTGGTCTGTGCGGTCATGCTGGTGGCATCCGTCGGTTTTGCCCTCCTTTCCTCGGAGGGATGA
- a CDS encoding GNAT family N-acetyltransferase, with the protein MQPIETDRLILRRFEKRDAPSLFAYLQEPAVSCFFSMRLADLAAAEDEVKRRAESDSDVAVCLRDTGEMIGDLFAVLEGDDTYALGWNFNKAFSGAGYATEAARALFAHLFTTKGARRLYAYVEDTNYPSQHLCERLGMRREGLFIEYVSFMKDEAGNPILENTMQYAILRKEWESRAGL; encoded by the coding sequence ATGCAGCCTATCGAGACGGACCGGCTGATCCTCAGGCGTTTCGAGAAGCGCGACGCGCCCAGCCTCTTCGCCTATTTGCAGGAGCCGGCGGTCAGCTGCTTTTTCTCCATGCGTCTCGCCGATCTCGCCGCGGCGGAAGACGAGGTGAAAAGGCGCGCCGAAAGCGACAGCGATGTCGCCGTCTGCCTTCGCGACACGGGCGAGATGATCGGCGATCTCTTCGCCGTTTTGGAAGGCGACGACACCTATGCGCTTGGCTGGAACTTCAACAAGGCTTTCTCCGGCGCGGGATATGCGACGGAGGCCGCCCGCGCCCTCTTCGCGCATCTCTTCACGACAAAAGGCGCGCGCCGTCTCTATGCCTATGTCGAGGACACCAATTATCCCTCGCAGCACCTCTGCGAACGGCTCGGCATGCGCCGCGAAGGCCTCTTCATCGAATACGTCTCGTTCATGAAGGACGAGGCCGGCAATCCGATCTTAGAAAACACCATGCAATACGCAATCCTGCGCAAGGAATGGGAGAGCAGGGCCGGGCTCTGA
- a CDS encoding YbfB/YjiJ family MFS transporter, whose translation MPRNKMPPNERLAGIAAALILVIGMGFGRFAFTGLYPLMVKSGQISVEGGSYAASANYAGYLIGALLLGLVTGAAGRKLCAFSAIATVASLAALGLPLPEWLIVAVRGFAGIFSAVAMVAASHWLIHERGHHDGAPALFAGVGLGILVSAELVAAGDVLDLQSPAIWLVLAAAALALTVLTIILQARVDSAPAPALPHEVDGEASVPFGAARLVLVYGLAGFGYIITATYLPLLVRTSFADLNPLHIWAVFGLGAVPSCFFWHALHRQLGTAKSLVANLLVQAVGVGLPVIHMPAASLTSALLVGGTFMGTVTIAMPAARKIAAKARVNILAVMTASYGVGQIVGPLVTNALYRQSQSFDTSLLIASAALFIAALISWKR comes from the coding sequence ATGCCCCGCAATAAGATGCCACCCAATGAACGGCTGGCGGGGATCGCCGCCGCCCTCATCCTCGTCATCGGCATGGGTTTCGGCCGCTTCGCCTTCACCGGCCTCTATCCGTTGATGGTCAAGAGCGGCCAGATCTCCGTCGAAGGCGGTTCCTACGCCGCATCCGCCAATTATGCCGGTTACCTCATCGGAGCGCTGCTTTTGGGCCTCGTCACGGGCGCAGCCGGCCGCAAGCTCTGCGCCTTTTCCGCCATCGCGACCGTCGCCTCACTGGCGGCACTCGGCCTGCCGCTGCCGGAATGGCTCATCGTCGCCGTGCGCGGCTTCGCCGGCATCTTCAGCGCCGTCGCCATGGTCGCCGCCTCCCATTGGCTGATCCATGAACGCGGGCATCACGACGGCGCCCCGGCCCTCTTCGCCGGCGTTGGCCTCGGCATCCTCGTCTCCGCCGAACTCGTCGCGGCGGGCGATGTCCTCGATCTGCAAAGCCCCGCCATCTGGCTCGTTCTCGCGGCCGCGGCACTGGCGCTCACGGTTCTCACGATCATCCTGCAGGCCCGCGTCGACAGTGCCCCGGCGCCGGCCTTGCCGCATGAGGTCGACGGCGAGGCCTCGGTCCCGTTCGGAGCAGCCCGCCTCGTCCTCGTCTACGGGCTCGCGGGCTTCGGCTACATCATCACCGCGACCTACCTGCCGCTCCTCGTGCGGACCTCGTTTGCGGACCTCAATCCGCTGCACATCTGGGCCGTGTTCGGGCTCGGCGCCGTGCCGTCCTGCTTTTTCTGGCACGCCCTTCATCGGCAGCTCGGAACCGCAAAGAGCCTCGTCGCCAATCTGCTGGTCCAGGCCGTCGGCGTCGGCCTGCCGGTCATCCATATGCCGGCGGCCTCGCTCACGAGCGCGCTTCTCGTCGGCGGCACTTTTATGGGGACGGTGACCATCGCCATGCCCGCCGCCCGCAAGATCGCAGCCAAGGCCCGCGTCAACATCCTGGCGGTGATGACGGCCTCCTACGGGGTCGGCCAGATCGTCGGCCCCCTCGTCACCAATGCGCTCTATCGCCAGAGCCAGTCCTTCGACACGTCGCTCCTGATCGCCAGCGCCGCGCTCTTCATCGCCGCCCTGATCTCTTGGAAGCGCTGA
- a CDS encoding DUF4865 family protein: MMIAHYSHRLPASYDMGLIRSRVNDRSGQWSAVPDLYFKAFLVREIGRLGAVANDYSSLYLWRQEDAFRTFLSDGGFDVVTRSFGRPSIATYVSLEARRGAGGDAKFLAMSESDIPVDADLTAALAGEGAWCREAASASGTVVATVGVDTRSWRTVRVLITEGESADPKATRYEICHLARPQFDTLPLSEAVGG; the protein is encoded by the coding sequence ATGATGATCGCCCACTACTCCCACCGTTTGCCCGCCAGCTACGACATGGGCCTTATCCGCTCGCGGGTGAATGACCGCAGCGGCCAGTGGTCGGCGGTGCCGGATTTGTATTTCAAGGCTTTTCTCGTGCGGGAAATCGGCCGTCTCGGCGCCGTCGCAAACGACTATTCTTCCCTCTATCTCTGGCGCCAGGAGGACGCCTTTCGGACGTTTCTGAGCGATGGTGGGTTCGACGTCGTGACCCGTTCGTTCGGTCGTCCGTCCATAGCGACCTATGTCTCCTTGGAGGCCCGGCGCGGCGCCGGTGGGGACGCCAAGTTCCTTGCGATGAGCGAGAGCGACATTCCGGTCGATGCCGATTTGACGGCGGCTCTGGCGGGCGAAGGGGCGTGGTGCCGCGAGGCCGCTTCGGCCAGCGGCACCGTGGTGGCGACGGTGGGCGTGGACACGCGTTCGTGGCGGACCGTGCGGGTTTTGATCACGGAGGGGGAGAGTGCAGACCCGAAGGCGACGCGCTACGAGATCTGTCACCTGGCCCGCCCCCAGTTCGACACGCTGCCGCTCAGCGAAGCCGTCGGCGGGTGA
- a CDS encoding LysE family translocator, with product MTTDTLWQHLPNLLVILSIFTVGVASPGPATLMIMGTAMGRGRAPAVALSCGVVLGSMVWASIAALGFVAALKASATLFLALKMAGGLYLIFLAARSARSAFTAGPAATPKSAGTGSLKRCFAQGLLLHLTNPKAPLVWLATLSVGVGETAPAAFLMTVILICAFVAMTVFVGYAYLFSTQTASRFYLSIRRPIDALLGVLFGAAAVKILTYRPSW from the coding sequence ATGACGACGGATACGCTCTGGCAGCACCTGCCGAACCTCCTCGTCATCCTGTCGATCTTCACGGTGGGCGTCGCAAGCCCAGGTCCGGCGACGTTGATGATCATGGGAACGGCCATGGGGAGAGGCCGCGCCCCGGCCGTCGCACTGTCCTGCGGCGTGGTTCTCGGCTCCATGGTCTGGGCCTCGATCGCGGCACTGGGATTTGTCGCCGCGCTCAAAGCCTCGGCAACGCTCTTCCTGGCGCTGAAAATGGCCGGGGGGCTCTACCTGATCTTCCTCGCGGCGAGATCCGCGCGCTCGGCCTTCACGGCGGGGCCCGCAGCCACGCCCAAATCGGCAGGAACAGGCAGCCTGAAGCGCTGCTTCGCGCAGGGGCTCCTGCTCCACCTGACAAATCCCAAGGCGCCTCTGGTCTGGCTCGCGACCTTGTCGGTGGGCGTCGGCGAAACGGCGCCCGCCGCCTTCCTGATGACCGTCATCCTCATTTGCGCGTTCGTCGCGATGACGGTCTTCGTCGGCTACGCCTATCTGTTCTCCACGCAAACCGCCTCGCGGTTCTACCTCTCGATCCGGCGCCCGATCGATGCCCTGCTCGGCGTTCTGTTCGGCGCGGCCGCGGTCAAGATCCTCACCTACCGGCCGAGCTGGTAG
- a CDS encoding VOC family protein, with translation MFSHVTLGTNDMERAAAFYDALLAPLGLRQRVVEPDGGPEARCWIAEGQQLPRFYVYAPFDGAPASVGNGTMVAFEAPSHAAVDSAYDAGLASGGADAGRPGPRLHYGDGYYGAYLRDPDGNKVHVVHRGDLR, from the coding sequence ATGTTCAGCCACGTCACGCTCGGAACGAACGACATGGAACGGGCGGCAGCTTTTTACGACGCCTTGCTTGCGCCGCTCGGGCTGCGGCAGCGCGTTGTCGAGCCGGATGGGGGGCCTGAGGCACGTTGCTGGATTGCCGAAGGTCAGCAATTGCCGCGCTTTTATGTCTATGCCCCGTTCGACGGAGCGCCGGCGAGCGTGGGCAATGGCACGATGGTGGCTTTTGAAGCGCCATCCCACGCGGCGGTCGACAGTGCCTATGACGCGGGACTGGCTTCGGGGGGAGCGGATGCCGGGCGCCCCGGCCCGCGGCTGCATTATGGTGATGGATATTACGGCGCCTATCTCCGCGATCCGGACGGCAACAAAGTCCACGTCGTTCACAGGGGTGATCTGCGATGA
- a CDS encoding MFS transporter, with protein sequence MTANRPTIGNDNRGTDNRGLEDHGSLIIVLAGSVVLALAFGVRSVFGGIIEPLSRDLFGGSIEVFSLSIAIQNLVWGLAQPGFGIIADKFGDRRALWLGFLCYVAGMLVTVVGTTPLAQHLGAGLLVGMGISGTAFGVVLAVVGRAAPVEKRARYLGITSAMGSTGQVVLPLLVSWLIEWLDWRMTLVVVTFALAPMALCIPFLHAHVTDGSPRIGDADSASIAQTVRKAFGHSSYTLLSAGFFVCGFHLAFITAHLPNYVQNFCVSTASAAELRALGLQALALAGFANIFGTLFASHLGTRFPKPYVLAAIYALRALAILIFISLPVTPASVMVFALVMGGLWLSTVPLTSALVLTMFGPRAMGTLFGFVFLSHQLGGFAGVWLGGVFFDRYGSYDQIWYLAIGLGILSAVAHLLVQERAAPRMGLAYGE encoded by the coding sequence ATGACCGCGAACAGACCGACCATCGGCAATGACAATCGCGGCACCGACAATCGCGGGCTTGAGGATCACGGCAGCCTGATCATCGTGCTCGCCGGCAGCGTCGTGCTCGCCTTGGCCTTCGGCGTCCGATCGGTCTTCGGCGGCATCATCGAGCCCCTGTCGCGCGACCTTTTTGGCGGCAGTATCGAAGTCTTCTCGCTGTCGATCGCAATCCAGAACCTCGTCTGGGGCCTGGCGCAGCCGGGCTTCGGGATCATCGCCGACAAGTTCGGGGACCGGCGCGCCCTGTGGCTCGGCTTTCTCTGCTATGTCGCCGGCATGCTGGTGACCGTCGTCGGCACCACGCCGCTGGCGCAGCATCTGGGCGCCGGCCTCCTCGTCGGTATGGGGATTTCCGGCACGGCGTTCGGCGTCGTCCTGGCGGTGGTCGGACGGGCGGCGCCCGTGGAGAAACGCGCTCGTTATCTCGGCATCACCTCCGCCATGGGGTCGACGGGACAGGTCGTCCTGCCGCTTCTCGTCTCCTGGTTGATCGAATGGCTCGACTGGCGGATGACGCTGGTCGTCGTCACCTTCGCGCTTGCCCCCATGGCCCTGTGCATTCCGTTTCTGCATGCACACGTCACCGACGGCAGCCCGAGGATCGGCGATGCCGACAGCGCGTCGATCGCTCAAACCGTCCGAAAGGCCTTCGGACATTCGAGCTATACGTTGCTCAGTGCCGGGTTCTTCGTCTGCGGCTTCCATCTCGCCTTCATCACCGCGCACCTTCCGAACTACGTGCAGAATTTCTGCGTCTCGACGGCCTCTGCGGCGGAGCTGCGGGCGCTCGGCCTCCAGGCGCTCGCCCTGGCCGGCTTCGCCAACATCTTCGGCACGCTCTTTGCCTCGCATCTCGGGACGCGATTTCCGAAGCCCTATGTGCTTGCCGCGATTTATGCGCTGCGGGCGCTCGCGATCCTCATCTTCATCTCGCTTCCGGTGACGCCCGCTTCGGTCATGGTCTTCGCACTCGTCATGGGCGGCCTCTGGCTGTCGACCGTGCCGCTGACGAGCGCGCTGGTTTTAACGATGTTCGGCCCCCGCGCGATGGGAACCCTGTTCGGCTTCGTGTTCCTGAGCCACCAGCTCGGCGGCTTCGCCGGGGTCTGGCTCGGCGGCGTGTTCTTCGATCGCTACGGAAGTTACGATCAGATCTGGTATCTCGCGATCGGCCTTGGCATCCTCTCGGCCGTCGCGCATCTTCTCGTTCAGGAGCGCGCGGCTCCCCGCATGGGCCTCGCCTATGGCGAATGA